CAGCCGGGCCACGGTGAGGTTGTCGACGTTGTCGACCTTGAGCACCGCCAGGTCGGTCTTGGGATCGCGGCCCACGAGGTTGGCCGGGACTTCCTCGCCGTCGTTGAACACCACGGTGATCTGGTAGTCGGCGGGCTTGCCCGCGGCATCGGAGATCACGTGGTTGTTGGTGACGACGTAACCCTTGCCGTCGACCACGACACCGGACCCCTGGGAGCCCTCGGTCTTGCTCTTGGCCTCGATGGTGACCACCGAGTCCTCGACCGCGGAGGCGACCGTCGCGAACCGGCCCGCGTCCGGGGGCGCGAGGTCTCCCGTCTCCAACGTCACCTTCGAGGTGGTGAAGGCCTGCACGGTGCCGGCGGTCTTCTGCCCGACCCAGCCGCCGATGAAGGCGACGAATCCGGCGACCAGGAACAGGATCAGCAGCGACAGCCACGACACCCGACCGCCGAACAGCACCTCGCGGGCGCCAAGCTTGCCGACCGGGGCCGCCACGACGACCGGAGCCGCCGGTGCCTGCGCGGGTGTGCCCAGCGCCGGGATTGCGCCCGGGTCGCGCCAGGGATCGTCGAAATCGTCGTCACCCGCGTTCTTCTCGGCCTCCAGCGCGCCGGCGTCGGTGGGATGGCGCTGCAGCGAGTCGCCGGCGCCCCCGGGGCGGCCGAAGGCCTCGGCCAGCACGGGGTCGGGCGGCTGGTCCTTGGGCGCGTACTCGCCCTGATCGCGGTACTTCTCCGCACCGAGGAACGAGCCGTCGACTCCATCGGGCCGGCCGAACGTGCGCTGCGACAGCTGGTCGACGGGTGGCCGATCGACAGGGCGCGGCTCGAGGCGGCCGCTCTCGTCGGACTGGTCCTGATTGGTCACCGGTTCATCACTCTCTATCGGAGCGCCTGCCCCAGCCGTGGGCCGGCGCCGGTCACTGATCGTTGGTCCAGCCTACCGGCGCTTCCGCCGACTCCGCGTCGGGTCATCAGCAAACTGAGCCTGTTCGCCGAGGTCAGCCGGGGGCTGCGGGCTGTGGTGCGGAATCTGCGACAACAGGCCCAACAGAGAATTCGGGATGGCGATCGGACAGGAGTCCCGCAAGGCCGCGCGGGCCTGACTCTGGGCATCGACGTCGGCGGCGCAATCCGGGCACAGCGACAGATGATGTGCGGCACGCAGATGGGCACTCATCCGCAGCTCGCCGTCGACGAAGGCCGCGATGGCCTCGGTTGACAGGTGCTCGGTCGAGCCGAATTGGCGGGGTGCCCCGACCGGCGCATCGCTCTGCGACGCGAACTGCGCAGGCAACCAGGAAAATGCCCGACGGAACACGTGTCCCGGGTCGACCATCACCCAGCTCCTCTCGCCACGACCAAAAGCCCTGACCCGAATGTAGCGCGACCGGGCGCGCTGAACATCAACCACCGCTAGGCGGATTTGGCGGTTTCGGGCGAGTTCTTCGCCAGATACTCGCGCAACGCCTGGCGACCGCGGTGAATGCGGCTGCGCACGGTACCCAGCTTCACGCCGAGAGTGGCGCCGATCTCCTCGTAGGACAGGCCTTCGATGTCGCACAGGACCACGGCGGCGCGGAACTCGGGAGCCAGCGAGTCCAGGGCGGCCTGGAGATCGGCTCCCAACCGGGAGTCGTGGTAGATCTGCTCGGGGTTCGGGTCGTCGGCGGGCACGCGGTCGTAGTCCTCGGGCAGTGCCTCCATCCGGATACGGCCACGCCGGCGCACCATGTCCAGGAACAGGTTGGTGGTGATGCGGTGCAGCCAGCCCTCGAAGGTTCCCGGCTGGTAGTTCTGCACCGAGCGGAACACCCGGATGAAGGTCTCCTGCGTGAGGTCCTCGGCGTCGTGCTGGTTACCCGAGAGGCGGTAGGCCAGCCGGTACACCCGGTCGGCGTGCTGACGCACCAGCTCGTCCCATGACGGCATCGTGGCCTGGTCGCCGGTGGCGTCGAACACCGCGGTACCGGTCAGTTCGTCGGACGGTTCCACCCATTCGCCCGCGGTGAATTGCTCCAGGTGTGCCATCGACACCGGGGCAGTCTGGGCGGCGGGGTTCGGGGCGACAGCGTTCGCGCTCGTGGGATCCTCCTGATCACAGATTTTGCTCACCTCAACACGGCTGATGACGTCGTTATTCCGGTCGTTGTCCTCGGTGTGCTGGGCAGTGCGCCAGCGGGCGCCGTGTTCCATGCGAGATACCGTTCCTGATCCCGGTGTGGTGGAGATATGAGCAATCTGAACTTTCCCTGAGAATGCCGACGATACGTCCGGTTACCTGGGTGAACCAGCGAATTTCCGGTGGTGATACCCGCCACCCACGGGCGTGTCGCGACAGCCCCCTGTAGGTCTGGCCTACG
The genomic region above belongs to Mycolicibacterium sp. HK-90 and contains:
- the rseA gene encoding anti-sigma E factor RseA, whose product is MVDPGHVFRRAFSWLPAQFASQSDAPVGAPRQFGSTEHLSTEAIAAFVDGELRMSAHLRAAHHLSLCPDCAADVDAQSQARAALRDSCPIAIPNSLLGLLSQIPHHSPQPPADLGEQAQFADDPTRSRRKRR
- the sigE gene encoding RNA polymerase sigma factor SigE; protein product: MEHGARWRTAQHTEDNDRNNDVISRVEVSKICDQEDPTSANAVAPNPAAQTAPVSMAHLEQFTAGEWVEPSDELTGTAVFDATGDQATMPSWDELVRQHADRVYRLAYRLSGNQHDAEDLTQETFIRVFRSVQNYQPGTFEGWLHRITTNLFLDMVRRRGRIRMEALPEDYDRVPADDPNPEQIYHDSRLGADLQAALDSLAPEFRAAVVLCDIEGLSYEEIGATLGVKLGTVRSRIHRGRQALREYLAKNSPETAKSA
- a CDS encoding S1C family serine protease; the protein is MTNQDQSDESGRLEPRPVDRPPVDQLSQRTFGRPDGVDGSFLGAEKYRDQGEYAPKDQPPDPVLAEAFGRPGGAGDSLQRHPTDAGALEAEKNAGDDDFDDPWRDPGAIPALGTPAQAPAAPVVVAAPVGKLGAREVLFGGRVSWLSLLILFLVAGFVAFIGGWVGQKTAGTVQAFTTSKVTLETGDLAPPDAGRFATVASAVEDSVVTIEAKSKTEGSQGSGVVVDGKGYVVTNNHVISDAAGKPADYQITVVFNDGEEVPANLVGRDPKTDLAVLKVDNVDNLTVARLGDSEKLRVGEEVIAAGAPLGLRSTVTHGIISALHRPVPLSGDGSDTDTVIDGVQTDASINHGNSGGPLINMSGEVIGINTAGKSLSDSASGLGFAIPVNEVKQVVETLIKDGKVAHPTLLLSAVTVSNSVASGAQVRNVNVGGPAEKAGILENDVVVKVGDRKVADADEMVVAVRQLKIGQEAPIEVLRDGRPMTFMVTPIGDDQKAQ